Part of the Devosia sp. SL43 genome, CCGGCGCCCACATCCTCAATGACTGGATCGAGTTCCTGCTCCCGACCCTGCTCGCCATCGGTCACACACCGATCGAAGCGGGAGCATAGGCGACGATTAGCGGCTTTCTAGAGGTCGATATCCTGCCGCGATCTGCGCGCCTCAAGCAGGCTCTTGAGCGACAGGAAGTCGGTCATGATCCATTCGACGGCCGACGAAAACTGCGCATCGTCCATGCCCTCGCGCCGGAAAAAGGTGAAGATCAACTCCGCCCCGTCGCCATTGGGCACCACGCGCATCGGTGTATAGAGAATTTCGCCGTCGGGCACGAAGACCGCATGGTCGAGCACGCCATAATTGTTGGGCGGGCTGAAACGGAAATGCCGGAAGCCGAACGGCGTCTCGCCCTGCCAATCGCCATTGTCGAGCGGCCGGAAGCTACCAGGCTCCACCGCCGCCCAGTTCGCAAAATTGGCCGGCCTGCCGACATAGGCATAGACATCGTCGAACGGGCATTCGATCGAGATGGTGATGGTGTGAGACCGTCGCATGGCCATTTCCTCGCGCCCAACTTCGGCACAAAAGCAACAAAGCCCGCTTTCGCGGGCCTTGCAATGCATCTTCTGAGAGAAGTCGCTTAGCCCTGGCGGGCTTTGAAGCGCTTGTCCACCTTGTTGATGATGTAGACCCGGCCGCGACGGCGGACGAGCTTGTTCGCGCGGTGGCGAGTCATCAGCGCCTTCAGCGAGTTACGGACTTTCATCGGTCTATCCTCAAGTCAAATAAAAGGGGCGCCTGCGCGCCCGGAAACTTGGGCGCATACATAGGGAAATTGCTCTGCCCTGTCAACGCGCCAGAACGCCGGTTTTCATCCGTTAACCGCTGTTGGCAAAGCCGGCATTTCGAGCAACGGATTAACTGGGCGTAGGCAAAGCCAAGCTATTGTGGCCACTACGAAATAGATGGGTCTGCGGTGTCACCTATGGCCATAGAGGCAATCAGCAAGCGCGGCGTCCTCATTGCCGATCAGTCCCAGCACATGGCGGCTTTGGTCGCCGTGATGCTGCGCAGCATCGGTCGCAAGGATATCAAAGAGGTCTATGACGCCACCAGCGCCATGACCCAGCTCAAGCGCCGCGCCTTCGACGTCATCATCGTCGCCGACGATCTCGAAGGCATGGATGGCGTCGCCTTTACCAAGAAACTCCGCGCCGCCATGGACTGCCAGAACCGCCTCGTGCCTGTCATCATGATGAGCGCCGCCCCTGATGCCAAGCGCATCGCCGAAGCCCGCGACGCCGGCGTCACCGAATTCCTGCGCAAACCCTTTGCTGCCAACCATCTGCAATCGCGCTTAGCCAACATTGAAGCCAACCCGCGCGGTTTCATCGAGGCCCGCGAATATGTCGGCCCCGACCGTCGCCGCAAGACCGTCGACGTCGGCAAGAACGATCGTCGCGAGGGCAGCATTCCCAAGGCCAGCCCTTCGATCTGACGAGCCTGGTCCATCGCACCCGCAACGGCCCTTGCTTCATCTGCGCCCTGGTGGCCGGCGACCCCGGCTATGCGCATCACATCGTGACCGAAGACGATGACGCCATTGTTTTCATGAGCAAATATCCGACGCAGCCGGGCTACTGCCTGGTCGCGCCCAAAGCACATGTGGAAGATTTGGCCAACGGCCTGTCGTCAGCCGCCTACCTGGACCTGCAGGCAAAGATCCACCGTCTCTCCCGCGCCCTCAAGGAGGTCTTCGACGCCGAGCGCATCTATGTGCTCTCGCTCGGCAGCCAACAGGGCAACAGCCATCTGCACTGGCATGTCGTACCCCTCCCCAAAGGCGTGCCCTACGAGCAGCAGCAATATCATGCGCTGATGGCCGAGCATGGCGTGCTGGAATTCACCGATACCGAAATGGCGGACATGGCGGCGCGTATTCGTGAGGCGAGCTGAAGCGCCGCCTGTAGCGCGGTTATCTAAGTCCGGAGCGCAAGAGCGCCCGGGGGCACGGCGATGGGCGGCCTTTAGACCAAGAACTTGTCGACATAGAACGGACCAAAGGCCGCCCATCACGATCCGCTCTTCTGCAGGGTATGGTTCAGGCGGTACCAGTATTGCAGGCCCGGCTGCCGTATTTCCCCCCACTGGACAGGCGCCCCCATCCCACGGTCTCCCCACCCGGCCCTGCGTCGGGGCCGCGTGATGGCGGGGATGGCTGCAGTATGGGGGAAGGAATTGGGGCGGGGATAAGATGGATAAGGCAAGGGGTTAGAACGTATTGCCCCACCCTTCCCAGCCTCCGCGAGTGGAGAGCTGCCGCATATGGACATTCGGTGGTCTGCGATGGTGTAGTCGACACCCTCCCCCTCTGTGGGGAGGGATCAAGGGTGGGGGGCGGTCCCAATATCGGGGCTCCCGTCACCCCCTCCCACCCTCCCCTATCAAGGGGGAGGTGCCGTTCGGTGCCGTGGCGAGAGCGTGCCAGACTCCAGCTGCGATGGCCCTGCGTCACAGGGTGACTGAAGGCACCGCCTTGCCCATCACACGCGCGACGCGGTCTTCCTACGCCGCTGCCTTGCGCAGCTTCCGCCGCAGCTCGCGCCGCTCCATTTCCACCTTCGGATCGGGCACCGGAACCGAGGCGATCAGCTTCTTGGTGTAGTCGTGCTGGGGATTCATCACCACCTGCTCGGCATCGCCGATTTCCACCACCTCGCCGAAATACAGCACCATAACCCGCTGGGCGATGTGCCGGACCACGGCGATGTCGTGCGAGATGAACAGCAGCGAGATGCCCAGTTCCTTCTGCAAATCCATCAGCAGGTTGATCACCTGCGCGCGGATCGACACGTCGAGCGCGGATACCGCCTCGTCGCAGACGATCATCTTTGGCCTGGTGATCAGCGCCCGGGCGATGCCGATACGCTGGCACTGGCCGCCCGAGAATTCGTGCGGATACTTGTTGATCATGTCAGCCGTCAGGCCGACCTTTTCCATCATCTCAATAACCCGGGCCGCACGCTCGACCTTGCCGATTTCCGGATAGTGGATCTGCAGCGGCTCGGCGATGATCGAGCCACAGGTCATGCGCGGATTGAGCGAGGCCAGCGGGTCCTGGAATACCATCTGCACATCCTTGCGCAGGGCCACCAGTTCCTTGACGCTCATCTTCTGGATGTCCTTGCCCATCCAGATCGACTCGCCCGACGTGGCGGGTAGCATCTTGATCACGGCGCGCGACAAGGTCGACTTGCCGCAGCCGCTCTCGCCCACAATGCCCAGCGTCTCGCCCTGATAGAGGTCAAACGAGACATTCTTGACCGCGCGCAGGATCTTGCGGCCACCGAACAGGCCACCGGCGGGAATAGAAAATTCCACCGAGAGGTCCCGCACCTTCAGGATGGGTTCGCGCTCGCGCGACGTGAGGTTTTCGCCCTCGCTCATGCCTGTCGCTCCCCGACCATGAATTCATAGGAAACCGTGGACAGTCGATCCACCTTCTTGTCGAGCCTGGGGATCGCCGCCATCAGACCCTTGGTATAGGGGTGCTCCGGATTGGCGAACAAATCCGCCGTCTTGCGATATTCCATCACCTTGCCACCAAACATCACCAGCGTGTCCTCGCAGGTGCCGGCCACGATGCCCAGATCATGGGTAATCAGGATGATCGAGGTGCCGAAATCCTCCTGCAGGTCGACCAGCAGGTCCATGATTTCGGCTTGAACAGTCACGTCGAGCGCTGTGGTCGGCTCGTCGGCGATCAGCAGTTCCGGCTGGCACAGCAGCGACATGGCGATCATCACGCGCTGCCGCATGCCGCCCGAGAATTCATGCGGATACATATGCACGCGGTTCCTGGCATCCGGGATGCGGACGGCATCGAGGAACCGCACGCTCTCGGCCAGGGCTGCGCTGTGGCTCATGCCGCGATGCTTCTCCAGCACCTCGGTCATCTGCCGCGAGATGCGCAGGTAGGGGTTGAGCGAGGTCATCGGGTCCTGGAAGATGATCCCGATGCGTTCGGCGCGGTACTTGTTGATCTCACGGGTCGGCAGGTTGAGGATTTCCTTGCCGTCGAACATGACCGAGCCCGACGCCTTGCCGTTGCGCGGCAGGAGGCCCAGCAGCGCGAAGGCGCCCTGCGTCTTGCCCGAACCGCTCTCGCCCACGATGGCGAGGGTGCGGCCCTTTTCGAGCGTGTAACTCAGGTCGCGCACGGCATGCACCGTGCCATCCTGAGTCGCAAAGTCGACCTTCAGATTCTTGACTTCAAGCAATGCCATGGCGTTCCTACCGATCCTTGGGGTCGAGCGCATCGCGCAGGCCGTCACCGATATAGGTGAGGCAGAGCAGCAGGCTCACCAGCACCACGGCGGGGCCGATCAGCATCCAGGGCAGCGTCTCCGCCACCGGCGATCCGAACGAGATGAGCGTGCCGAGCGATGTCTGCGGCTCCTGCACACCCAGGCCAAGGTAGGAGAGGAAGCTCTCCGTCAGGATGATTTCGGGAACGGTCAGCGTGGCATAGATCACCACCGGACCGGTAAGGTTGGGCACGATATGCCGGAAGATGATCGCCCAGGACGACGCCCCGCTGGCGCGCGCCGCCTCGACGAATTCACGTTCTTTGATCGAGAGCGTCTGGCCGCGCACGATACGCGCCATGGTCAGCCATTCCAGGCACCCGATGCCGACAAACAGCAGCACCGGATTGCGCCCGAAGATCACCACCAGGATGATGACGAACAGGATGTAGGGCAGCGCATACATGATATCGACGAAGCGCATCATGATGGCGTCGACCTTACCGCCGAAATAGCCGGCAATCGCCCCATAGACCACGCCGATGAACACCGAGACCATCGTGGCGACACCGGCCACGATCAGGCTCATCTGGGTGCCCTGCATGATGCGGGCCAGCATGTCGCGACCGTTCTGGTCGGTGCCGGCAAAGTGGCCAGCCTCGAAATTGGGCGGCTTCCGGATGCCGCTCCAGTCGATCTTGTCATAGGTCCAGGGCAGGAAATACGGCCCGACGAACGCGAAGAGCACGATCAGGATCACAACGCCGATCGAGACAACCGCCGCCGAATTCCGCGCCAGCCGCCAGATGGCGTCCTGCGTCAGCGAGCGGCCCTTGGGGGCGTCGAGGGTTTCGAGTTTGCGCGCATACTCGGTGAGTATCGCGTCCTTGCCAGTCAAACCAGCCATCAGCTGTACCTCACCTTGGGGTCGAGCCATGCATAGATGATGTCGACCAGCAGGTTCACCGCCAGGATGATGAACATGTAGAGAATGGTTGTCCCCAGCACGAGGCCGTAGTCACGGTTGAGGGCGGCGCTGATGAAGTACTTGCCGATACCGGGCAAGGCAAAGACCTGTTCCACCACCAGCGAACCGGTCAGCAGATAGGAGAGGCCCGGTCCAAGATAGGACACAACGGGCAGCAAAGCCGGCTTGATCGCATGGCGCGCCAGGATCAGCCGCTGGCCCAGACCCTTGGCCCGGGCGGTGCGGATATAGTTGGTGCCGAGCACCTCGATCATCGAGCCGCGCATCAGCCGGGCCGTGCGCCCCGCATGCGGCAGCACGAGAACCGTCACCGGCAGCACCAGGTGGGCGAGCGACCCGCTCTGCCAGCCGCCGGCCGGGAACCAGTCGAGATAAACGCCGAACACCAGTTGCAGGATGGCGGCCATCAGGAAATTGGGGACCACGAGCCCGACCATGACCAGCATCACCAGGACATAGTCCGGCAGCTTGTTCTGGTTGACCGCAGAGATTGCGCCGGCCACCAGACCAACAATCGTACCGATGACGAAAGCGGTAAGGCCCAGCATCAGCGTGAAGGGCAGACCGATCCACAGCATCTCGGCAACGGTGAAATCATTATAGACCATCGACGGTCCGAAGTCGCCCTGCAGCAGCCGGCCCACATAGATGAAATACTGCTGGATCAGCGGCAGATCGAGATTGTAGTGGGCGCGCAGGTTGGCCAGCGTCACCGGCGGCAATGCCCGTTCACCGTCGAACGGACCGCCCGGTGCCAGGCGGAGAATGAAGAAGCAGGCTGTAACGGCAATCAGTGCGATCGGAATAGCCGACAGCACGCGCCGCGTTACATATCCAAACATTGTCGGACCTTTCACATCCACCGCGTCGCTGCGTCCCGCGCCGGCCGGTGGATAAAACAATAGCGGCGCCGCCCTCCCAAAGGGGCGACGCCGCCGGTTCTATGGGCTTACTCGGACTTGGCCAGCCAACGGGTGCGGTGAATGTCCGCAGCGTTGCTCACGAAGCCGGTAACCTTGGGCGAAACCACGTTCTGGGCGATGTACCAGTAGATCGGGATCGCAGCGGTCGCGTCCATGGCGATCTTCTCGGCATCGCCGAGCATCTTGGCGCGGGCGGCCAGGTCCTGCTCGGTGGTTGCCTGATCTACCAGGGCCTCGAACTCGTCACTGGAATAGCGGCCGTAGTTGTTGCCCCAGTTCATCGTGCCATCCTGTTCGATGGGCTGGCGCAGCAGGTCAAGCGTGTTGGACGGATCCGAATAGTCCAAAAGCCAGCCGGCACGGCCAACTTCGAAGTCGCCGGCACGCAGGCTGTCGTAGTGCACGGCAGTTTCCGAGTTGAACAGCTCGGCCTTGACGCCGATCTGTTCCCACATCGAGGTGATCGCCACGGCGATGCGCTGGTGGTTGTCGTTGGTGTTGTACTTGAGCTGCAGCGTCAGCGGTGTCTCGGCGGTATAACCCAGGCCTTCCATGATCGCCTTGGCCTCGGCAACGCGCTCTTCATAGGAGAGGCCGATCCACTCGGGCTGATAGGGCTCGACGCCTTCATAGTTGGCAGTGCCCGGCGGGACCCAGCCATAAGCCGGCACTTCACCGGTGCCCAGCACGTCAGGACCGATCACGTCGCGGTTGATGGCCATCGACAGGGCCTTGCGCACGTCGGCATTCTCAAACGGGGGCTTTTCCTGATTGATGACATAGTAATAGACGCCCAGGAACGGAGCGAAATAGTCCTGGCCCGGCAGGTTGGTCTTGATCCACTCGGCTTGGTCGGACGGAATGTCGGTCAGAATGTCGTATTCACCGGCGCGATAACGCGACAGGGCGGCGGCCAGGTCGTCCTGCACGAAGTAATTCACTTCGTCGATCTGGACATTGGCGGCATCCCAATAGGTCTCGGACTTGACCGACTTGATGTAGCTGCCCGGCACCCACTCGGTGGGGGTGTAGGGGCCGTTGCCAACGATGTTCTCGATCTTGGTCCAGTCGTCGCCGACGGCGTCGATCACATGCTTTGGCACGGGATAGGCGGTGTAGTGCGTCAGGGCCTGGAGGAAGAACGGGGTCGGGCCTTCGAGGGTGATTTCGACGGTCTTGTCGTCGATGGCCTTGACGCCCAGCTCGTTGAAATCGGTCACGGTGCCTTCGGCAATTTCCGAACCATTCTTGATCGGGAACTGGAGATACGCATAGTCCGAAGCGGTCGCCGGGTTGAACAGGCGCTGGAAGGCAAACACGAAATCGCCTGCGGTCACCGGAGTGCCGTCAGACCACTGGATGCCATCGCGCAGCTTGAACGTATAGACCAGACCATCATCAGAAACGGTGTAGCTCTCG contains:
- a CDS encoding HIT family protein, which translates into the protein MTSLVHRTRNGPCFICALVAGDPGYAHHIVTEDDDAIVFMSKYPTQPGYCLVAPKAHVEDLANGLSSAAYLDLQAKIHRLSRALKEVFDAERIYVLSLGSQQGNSHLHWHVVPLPKGVPYEQQQYHALMAEHGVLEFTDTEMADMAARIREAS
- the ykgO gene encoding type B 50S ribosomal protein L36, which encodes MKVRNSLKALMTRHRANKLVRRRGRVYIINKVDKRFKARQG
- a CDS encoding ABC transporter permease, with amino-acid sequence MAGLTGKDAILTEYARKLETLDAPKGRSLTQDAIWRLARNSAAVVSIGVVILIVLFAFVGPYFLPWTYDKIDWSGIRKPPNFEAGHFAGTDQNGRDMLARIMQGTQMSLIVAGVATMVSVFIGVVYGAIAGYFGGKVDAIMMRFVDIMYALPYILFVIILVVIFGRNPVLLFVGIGCLEWLTMARIVRGQTLSIKEREFVEAARASGASSWAIIFRHIVPNLTGPVVIYATLTVPEIILTESFLSYLGLGVQEPQTSLGTLISFGSPVAETLPWMLIGPAVVLVSLLLCLTYIGDGLRDALDPKDR
- a CDS encoding ABC transporter ATP-binding protein, whose protein sequence is MSEGENLTSREREPILKVRDLSVEFSIPAGGLFGGRKILRAVKNVSFDLYQGETLGIVGESGCGKSTLSRAVIKMLPATSGESIWMGKDIQKMSVKELVALRKDVQMVFQDPLASLNPRMTCGSIIAEPLQIHYPEIGKVERAARVIEMMEKVGLTADMINKYPHEFSGGQCQRIGIARALITRPKMIVCDEAVSALDVSIRAQVINLLMDLQKELGISLLFISHDIAVVRHIAQRVMVLYFGEVVEIGDAEQVVMNPQHDYTKKLIASVPVPDPKVEMERRELRRKLRKAAA
- a CDS encoding ATP-binding cassette domain-containing protein; translated protein: MALLEVKNLKVDFATQDGTVHAVRDLSYTLEKGRTLAIVGESGSGKTQGAFALLGLLPRNGKASGSVMFDGKEILNLPTREINKYRAERIGIIFQDPMTSLNPYLRISRQMTEVLEKHRGMSHSAALAESVRFLDAVRIPDARNRVHMYPHEFSGGMRQRVMIAMSLLCQPELLIADEPTTALDVTVQAEIMDLLVDLQEDFGTSIILITHDLGIVAGTCEDTLVMFGGKVMEYRKTADLFANPEHPYTKGLMAAIPRLDKKVDRLSTVSYEFMVGERQA
- a CDS encoding response regulator; protein product: MAIEAISKRGVLIADQSQHMAALVAVMLRSIGRKDIKEVYDATSAMTQLKRRAFDVIIVADDLEGMDGVAFTKKLRAAMDCQNRLVPVIMMSAAPDAKRIAEARDAGVTEFLRKPFAANHLQSRLANIEANPRGFIEAREYVGPDRRRKTVDVGKNDRREGSIPKASPSI
- a CDS encoding SRPBCC family protein → MRRSHTITISIECPFDDVYAYVGRPANFANWAAVEPGSFRPLDNGDWQGETPFGFRHFRFSPPNNYGVLDHAVFVPDGEILYTPMRVVPNGDGAELIFTFFRREGMDDAQFSSAVEWIMTDFLSLKSLLEARRSRQDIDL
- a CDS encoding peptide ABC transporter substrate-binding protein, with translation MTQTLKAVTTAGAIALLMSSAASAVTLNMMNGSEPGSIDPHQASGDWENRIIGDYIEGLMAEDADANAIPGQAESYTVSDDGLVYTFKLRDGIQWSDGTPVTAGDFVFAFQRLFNPATASDYAYLQFPIKNGSEIAEGTVTDFNELGVKAIDDKTVEITLEGPTPFFLQALTHYTAYPVPKHVIDAVGDDWTKIENIVGNGPYTPTEWVPGSYIKSVKSETYWDAANVQIDEVNYFVQDDLAAALSRYRAGEYDILTDIPSDQAEWIKTNLPGQDYFAPFLGVYYYVINQEKPPFENADVRKALSMAINRDVIGPDVLGTGEVPAYGWVPPGTANYEGVEPYQPEWIGLSYEERVAEAKAIMEGLGYTAETPLTLQLKYNTNDNHQRIAVAITSMWEQIGVKAELFNSETAVHYDSLRAGDFEVGRAGWLLDYSDPSNTLDLLRQPIEQDGTMNWGNNYGRYSSDEFEALVDQATTEQDLAARAKMLGDAEKIAMDATAAIPIYWYIAQNVVSPKVTGFVSNAADIHRTRWLAKSE
- a CDS encoding ABC transporter permease subunit codes for the protein MFGYVTRRVLSAIPIALIAVTACFFILRLAPGGPFDGERALPPVTLANLRAHYNLDLPLIQQYFIYVGRLLQGDFGPSMVYNDFTVAEMLWIGLPFTLMLGLTAFVIGTIVGLVAGAISAVNQNKLPDYVLVMLVMVGLVVPNFLMAAILQLVFGVYLDWFPAGGWQSGSLAHLVLPVTVLVLPHAGRTARLMRGSMIEVLGTNYIRTARAKGLGQRLILARHAIKPALLPVVSYLGPGLSYLLTGSLVVEQVFALPGIGKYFISAALNRDYGLVLGTTILYMFIILAVNLLVDIIYAWLDPKVRYS